The genomic window ttcaggggattttttgggggttttGGGGGTGGCTGAGGGGaaggagctatgtgggaggatctttccttggagaaatgtgtcatgggggaacagaaattcaataaaaagggcgcaggattttctaaaattactataaaaaaaaacaatgaaaaaataaacatggaaaagttttttcaattgaaagtaaagagtagcattgaaacttaaaacgaacagagattattacacatatgaggggttctaaaaatactttagcataaagagcgaggtatttaggaggagacaaatacctcgctctttatgcttaagtatttttagtaatttcaactatttattctacggcctttcggattcaggggtcattcttaaagaattgggacaaaacttacgatttagtgtaaagagcgagttattaacgagggtacaaaccccctcatatacataataaaaatttaagaatataaaagtttgttacgtaagctaattcttaagttacgtataatttttactaataaaacattcgttaaaaattaaaatttatagttgcctttttatgtaaccgaaaaattgcagggcaactaggctttccccaccccttatttctcaaaatcgtctgatcaaaactaagagaaagccatttagccaaaaaaggaatcaatatgcaaatttcatttaataatttatgtgtggagaaccaaaatcaaacatgcattaattcaaaaacgttcagaaactatataaaaaaactagtttttttaactgaaactaaggagcgacattaaaacttaaaacgaacagaaattactccgtatatgaaatgggttgtctcctccgcaatccctctctctttaagctaaagtttgactctttgccacaattctgctttttaaaacaattaaaaactttagcgtaaagagaaagggattgcggaggggacatctcatttcatatacggagtaatttctgttcgttttaagttttaatttagctccttacttgcagttaaaaaaaactagatttgtTATGTAATTACAATAAGTATTGACATTTTATTCGATCGACAGTTATTCTTCGTTATAAAACTGTTTAAATCAAGTGAAGTGTAGTCAAAGTATATCGTGTTAGCACAAAGAATTAAGATCAACCAAGTTAAATTGactaaagaaatgaaaattacttagtaatcctaattttgaaattttactgaACAGAACATGCAGatcatataagaaaaataaaggatgcCCAGGGCACtttgaaaaacccatttcccagATACCGTCGGGGATTTGTGCGTAAGAAATTGACGAAACTGATCAAGATTGTAGTGGAGGAAAACTATATGAAGAAGAATAAATGGGTTCCTTCATTATTCCATAATGACCTTGTCGGGAGAGCAAGTGAAAAAGATGGCATTTCTTTAAGCTGTGCTTAAGATAGCAAACATTATACTTGAATATACTGGCACCCCCAACGAATGAGAATTTACAGGAAGATTGAAAAAGTTTAACGAATTGGCTCAGCCAAATAATTTTAagacaaaaacataattttcatcCACTAGTTGAGGAGGTAGTGCGTTACAATATTTTCAGTCAATTAgataaaaacgaaagaaaaacctGATATAGACTCGAATGGTGACATAATTTAGCTCGAAAAACAGTGACATAATTTAGCTACATGCCAATGATCTAAACTGTTTCATAAAGTGGAGGACCTTTCGATCAAATATTATGTTTATGTCCAATTGTAAAGAGTAATAGAATGATGGATggtaaattcagttttttctttgttagtttttactTCTTGGAACGGTCAATGACTTCAGAAAACGAATACAGCTATCAATGACAAAAATTCTTCTATGTAACCGATAAATTTAGTCTGCGGTTGCTtccataaataaaacaaaatcaataaacCTTAAAGGGACTTTTTCTATAGAAATTACTGTTACTTCGGGTACAAACCGACTCTAACACATCTGTGTAGTATATTCACTTCCGCAAAATTACTTCAGGTCTTTGaaccaaattaattaaaaaaaaaactttcgctgatggaaaaaaagacaaagatgaAACTTAAGGTAAAGAATAGGTGAATGGACTTTACGGTTtctaccggtggtgctgatctccgtttcaagggccttcagccaggaagtttACTATGGGGCTGGAGTCCAgccataaagtttttttttacatccttCTTGTTTAACTTTcaccagatttctccaggtacccattaaGAAAAAGATCAACGATGACTGACCTTACAGATCAAACTACTGACTCCTGTTCCAGACAAAACTACGaacgacaccaggactcgaaccgtGGTCTCCACGGACAAAGGATTATATATCTAGCGTGCTAACCACTCGGTTAAGACTTGTCTGTAACTTTAgcgaaaaatatttattggttTGTAGCTTGTGCAACACGCATCTGTAAAACTGGTTCAAACATTATGACTTGTAGTTTTCCCTTAAAttataagatttttaaaatcttgtggTTTACTGAAATAGacgaaaaaatcagtttttatatattaatttatataattattgatatatacaaaataacatCGAGAAACTTGGGGCTTATGGGACCAGTAGCCCacataatttcctttttttagatctAGGCATAATTCTAGAAACTGTCAgatgttaaataaaataacacattttttcaactgaaagtagggagccaCAATAAAACTCTAAGCAAGCAAAAAatgttccgtatatgaggggggcttccCCCTCCCACATCCCTCAATCTTTATATTAcggttttaatttttgttctgtttcttTAACCCTTTGATGcctgaattatgaaaaaaaaatgggaaaaatatttcgGCCGTTTCCAGGCTTCGTTATGACCTATTCCACGACAGAAATGGCAAGAAGAAACAAAGTATTGATAAagatgatgaaataaaaaaatggttccCACAGGAACCATCCGGCAATCATGGCACAAAAACACTCTGATCGGCTACATAGTGTggtaagtcagaaaacaattcctgTTGGGTGTGAAACACAAGGACACTTCAGATTTTACGCATTTCACTTTGGAATGAGCTTGTACACATACTCTGCATCTCTGTTTGCTCTCTATCCAAGCCGGGAAGTGCCCCTGTCCATCGAGTCTTGTCGAATCTGGGGGGCGACaagtataatttctttttttctgagagTTGGTATCTGCGTCACTGAGAGGTCTACCTCTCTTTGGTGTTGCCAAAGATGCACCAGATAGAAGTGCACGTGCCACATCTGTCTTGAACTGTAGCATGTTCATTGGTTTCTGCCCAGCAGCAAGACACCTGCGGTATAAGAGCCAGCCATTCACAACGGAGAggtcaaacaagaagaagaagatcctCATGTACCATTTACTCCGTGACTTGAAGTCGATCCTGTAAGGCTCCAGCAACATGTCGGCAAGATCTACACCACCCATAAAGCGGTTGTAATCCTTCACACAATATGGTCGCTTGACATCGGCATACTCTTTTCGTTTACCATCCCACCGCCTACACGTATCTTCTCGGTCTAGGGTGGCATAGGTCGAAATCAAGTGGACTGGCTTATTGTCATACCACTTCACCACAATGGCATTCGACTGCGTTTCCACTCGCCAGTCGTAAGAGCCTCTTCCCCGGGCTTTCAATTTGCTGTCGGATTCCAAAGCACAGCCTTTCAACCTGTTTGCCCTCACTGCGGCCAGTGTAAGTATGCCCTGATCACTTAGTGTTTGTGCCAAGTCTAACGAGGAGAACCAAATGTCAAAGAATAGCTTGTAATTTTTGTGCTTGGGTATTCCTCTTGCAAGCCGCAGGACAAAATCAGCTCCAACTCCAAGGTCACTAACATCAACCGACCCCTTACCCGTATACATTTCAAAGTCGTAAACGAAACCACTCTCCCCAGCCCTTGAGATGAACTTATATCCCCACTTATGCGGTTTCTTGGGATTGTACTGCTTCAACGAAATCCTCTGTTTTGTCGGCACAATTTGCTCGTCTACTGCCTGGTGTTCTTCTGGGGGTATCTTCATAAAGTTATCTCTGATCATCTCTATCAGAGGACGAACTTTGTGGATCTTGTCGTGCCCAGGGTCTCCTCGTGGTTTCTGGGTAAGATTGTCGTTGAAATGAAGATACTTTTTGATCTGCTCGAATCTGTCACGCGACATGGCATCAGCTATTACAGGGTAGCGCGTTTCGTTTGACCAGTAACTGCGGTATGACGGCATTTTCACTATTCCTGTGAATGCAAGGATCCCTAAGAAGCATTCCACCTCGGCAGATGAAACTCCAAATTCTTTGGCATCTTTTTGAAGAGCGTAAATTTTCGTTTGGTCACGTATATGGTTGACCACGCCTTGGTCAAAAAACAGCCTGACAAATTCCAGGGGTGTCTTGCCACTCATTTCTTGGTCGACGACAAGATGATCCTTCCACGCAGCATCTGGCTGGACGAAATCCACTTTTCTCCAAGCAAGGTCCCGTCGTTTGTTTGGTTTCGAAGCAGCAGTGCCTGAGCTCGTGGCATTTTGTCTGGCGATCTCGACGTCCTCATGGTCATCCTCACTGTTGTGGTCGTCAGCTTCAATTTGACcgctttctatttcttcttcaaTCTCTTCTTCCTGCGGGTTATTATCAGGATCAGGAAGGAGAAAACTAGGATCAGATGGGTCCGCATCTTCATCAGACAGATCTTCGAGGTCGGAGTTGTCTTCCGGGCAAAGAATAAAATTCAGAGCCTGTGCTAATAACACGGGGCGTGTTCGGGGTTGACCCGGACACGGAGTTGATCTGGACAGTCAAGTATGGACACCTAGCGGCTTagtaaaaattctcaaaaaatcaCGAAAGGTGCACCATCTACTGCCCTATTATCAAGCCAGTTTGGATCTAGATACACGCAGccatttgtttgtattttgcaaaaagtgttttttaaggtaagaatttttttcaagggtcTCTGTTTGGAGTTTAATAGAGTGGACCAGGCTGCTGGATTTGCAATGACATTTTTTCAGGAGAAAAGTAGCTCACATAGAAAGATTCTAGAGCAGTTTATTGAGCGccatctatttgattttttttttcaaatcactttgacgTCGCACGAGGACACATGGGGTTGGGCCGGACACGGCGATTGGGGGTTGGTTCGGACATTTTTTTATCTGTCCGAACCAACCCCGTCTCTAAAAGGTTGGTATTTAGGGTAGAAAATACACGGATGAATGCTTGAAAATAAGTATTTCTACTAAGCAAGTACAGCAGTTCGCATTAGGAATATATTTTAGTGGTATACTAAGCGGTCTTTGAGTAAAATCTCAGCTCGTACCAACTCCGGTGAATGGTGTgtcattttaaagcttttttgtcattttatataGCTGAAgtactattttttactttttatacttttatgcatatttgaaaaaaaaagaagtcgaaATCTAATGGTTTAGCATGGTGTCCAAACCAATACTGGGGCCGTCGATCCAACCCCGTGGGTAGGGGTTGTTTCGgacatttcaaaaaaatgaaaaaaaataaaaatctttttttcctttttgtagaaaaatctgaaaaaaatctcAAAGGTAGTCCTAACGGATACGCATTTTATGGTGAAGTCAGAACTGGAGAAAATTCAATGGATTAGAAGATATGCCGTTTCAAAAAATCGTGTCCGGGTCAACCCCGGTCTCCCCTACATTGTTATTGACGACGGCAACTCCACCAGTTCTTGTCTAGATGGCTCTTCCGAGCGATAAAATTCGGAGCTATGCATGCCGGATGGTTCCTTGAAGCCACAGAACATGGTCGAGACATGGTCGagctctcaaaatttgattccaatggtgtaaagcaactcttttcatgatatctaGGCATCTCACACTGTATACGGCTTACCGTCTCATCTGGTCTCGCTACCGCCGGATGGTTTCCAGAGGAACCACGACGTTGGGGGTCGTTTCCATCTTCTGGTTTTCCAGCTATATGAGTGTATGATATCTCATCTGAACAAACAAAACGTCCtctttctaaaacttttggaatgaaAACTCTAgcacaataaacaataaagttATTCACAAAAAAGTATTCTCACCTTTCAGGAAAAACAAGCAAGGCTAGAGGGCACAGGTTCAAACTTCATTACCTAACACAAGGGTGACAGATTACGGACTTAGAAAAATACAAACCTGTCTAGGTAGATCAGATTGAGACAATGGCAAACGGATTGACGTTAATAGGTTAAacggtcaggattaaaataaattaaaaagttcatgGTTCCTGAGGGAACCTTCAGGCATCAAAGGGTTAAGAACCTCTGTTCAAAAACAAGAGGTGTTGAATtggaatgaaaattattttaaaaccaCTAAAAAATTTAGCTTATAGAGTAGAAGTTGAGAAAAGGGGCATTTGGCATTGCTTTTACACCGCAACAGTGTCAATAACTATTAGTAAACGCAATAATGTTGAAGCAAAGCTATTTTCAGCAGGTCAGACAACTAAAGCATTCATACCAACGTTGTTTCTTATCATGCCGTTTCGTATAGAAAATCCAGTTTAACTTGTTcagaaattctattttataaca from Artemia franciscana chromosome 10, ASM3288406v1, whole genome shotgun sequence includes these protein-coding regions:
- the LOC136032458 gene encoding piggyBac transposable element-derived protein 3-like, whose translation is MPSIAELVFIPKVLERGRFVCSDEISYTHIAGKPEDGNDPQRRGSSGNHPAVARPDETVSRIQYNSDLEDLSDEDADPSDPSFLLPDPDNNPQEEEIEEEIESGQIEADDHNSEDDHEDVEIARQNATSSGTAASKPNKRRDLAWRKVDFVQPDAAWKDHLVVDQEMSGKTPLEFVRLFFDQGVVNHIRDQTKIYALQKDAKEFGVSSAEVECFLGILAFTGIVKMPSYRSYWSNETRYPVIADAMSRDRFEQIKKYLHFNDNLTQKPRGDPGHDKIHKVRPLIEMIRDNFMKIPPEEHQAVDEQIVPTKQRISLKQYNPKKPHKWGYKFISRAGESGFVYDFEMYTGKGSVDVSDLGVGADFVLRLARGIPKHKNYKLFFDIWFSSLDLAQTLSDQGILTLAAVRANRLKGCALESDSKLKARGRGSYDWRVETQSNAIVVKWYDNKPVHLISTYATLDREDTCRRWDGKRKEYADVKRPYCVKDYNRFMGGVDLADMLLEPYRIDFKSRSKWYMRIFFFLFDLSVVNGWLLYRRCLAAGQKPMNMLQFKTDVARALLSGASLATPKRGRPLSDADTNSQKKRNYTCRPPDSTRLDGQGHFPAWIESKQRCRVCVQAHSKVKCVKSEVSLCFTPNRNCFLTYHTM